One stretch of Halapricum desulfuricans DNA includes these proteins:
- a CDS encoding ABC transporter permease: MSLRALLRKELRWSKHNVAALVVLLLVLPATAGYASVTFQHVIPQEAPVAVVPADETTDDGSLELVDAAAVTFAQPVRYDSKATAMDALHREQVYAVITVPPGVLNDSHESQLTLTVEGSMVLFDQPSNAMVSVLNYRLQSSASASLSVQREVVGESRSLSEYLIPILLVATLTLFAFTYVPYNLASESRAIQRLRTDSSLEAVVAAKLLYFTLLMLLPIVTFAFVTWGLGYAITPISVGLVVALLLSFLAMAAVAMAIMFVTRFGTTGRFLSVTVLFGLVAFGGLIYPAGFFSPIRKEIVRAVPLHYTTIIVRSEMLKDVPLGLYTDYFALLGATALVSLVVLEAAIVFYRRGD, encoded by the coding sequence GTGAGCCTCCGAGCCCTGCTGCGCAAGGAACTGCGCTGGAGCAAGCACAACGTGGCCGCGCTGGTCGTGTTGTTGCTGGTACTGCCCGCGACCGCCGGGTACGCCAGCGTCACCTTCCAGCACGTCATCCCGCAGGAAGCCCCGGTTGCGGTCGTCCCGGCCGACGAGACGACCGACGACGGGAGCCTCGAACTCGTCGACGCCGCGGCCGTCACGTTCGCCCAGCCGGTGCGATACGACTCGAAAGCGACGGCGATGGACGCGCTCCACCGCGAACAGGTCTACGCCGTGATCACTGTTCCTCCCGGGGTGTTGAACGATTCCCATGAGTCACAACTGACGCTCACCGTCGAGGGGAGCATGGTCCTGTTCGATCAGCCCTCGAACGCGATGGTGAGCGTGCTCAACTACCGCCTGCAGTCGAGCGCGTCCGCATCGCTCTCCGTCCAGCGAGAGGTCGTCGGCGAATCGCGCTCGCTCTCGGAGTATCTGATCCCGATCCTGCTGGTCGCGACGCTGACGCTGTTCGCGTTCACGTACGTCCCCTACAACCTGGCCAGCGAGTCGCGGGCGATCCAGCGCCTCCGGACCGACTCCTCGCTGGAAGCGGTCGTCGCGGCGAAGTTGCTCTATTTCACGCTGCTGATGTTACTCCCGATCGTGACGTTCGCGTTCGTCACGTGGGGACTCGGGTACGCGATCACGCCGATCTCGGTCGGACTGGTCGTCGCGCTGTTGCTGTCGTTCCTCGCGATGGCGGCCGTCGCGATGGCGATCATGTTCGTCACGCGCTTCGGGACGACCGGCCGGTTCCTCTCGGTGACCGTCCTGTTCGGGCTCGTCGCGTTCGGCGGGCTGATCTACCCGGCCGGCTTCTTCTCGCCGATCCGCAAAGAGATCGTCAGGGCCGTCCCGTTGCACTACACGACGATCATCGTCCGCAGCGAGATGCTCAAAGACGTTCCGCTCGGCCTGTACACCGATTACTTCGCGCTGCTCGGTGCGACTGCACTCGTGTCGCTGGTCGTGCTGGAAGCCGCGATCGTGTTCTACCGGAGGGGTGACTGA
- a CDS encoding rhodanese-like domain-containing protein: MDGEITASELVDLLYGDADIEVVDIRRPAAFERGHIPGSRNLPFSRLVDQVDELDDTVDRIVTVCPHGESSVQAARLIASYEGIDGTPVVSLAGGLEGWDGPIENGE, encoded by the coding sequence ATGGATGGCGAGATCACTGCGTCGGAACTCGTGGACCTTCTGTACGGCGACGCCGACATCGAAGTAGTGGACATCCGACGACCCGCGGCGTTCGAGCGCGGGCATATCCCGGGAAGCCGGAACCTGCCGTTCAGTCGGCTCGTGGATCAGGTCGACGAACTCGATGATACCGTCGATCGGATCGTCACGGTCTGCCCTCACGGCGAGTCCAGCGTGCAGGCCGCCCGGCTGATCGCCTCCTACGAGGGGATCGACGGGACGCCCGTCGTGAGTCTCGCAGGCGGACTGGAAGGATGGGACGGTCCGATCGAGAACGGCGAGTAA
- a CDS encoding NUDIX hydrolase — translation MTERHDWPVVESETEYETGWYTGGYDLVEQPDGSRKRYYWAELPPAAVVVPVTDDTVVMVEQYRPAIGEHCLELPAGIVEDGESFTTAGARELREETGFDPSGTALLESFWTATGVLRHRRGIVFAEGLEPVEPNYDDNEFLEVRPVPVEEALERAREPPANDATLEGLLLAKEDGLL, via the coding sequence ATGACCGAGCGCCACGACTGGCCAGTCGTCGAATCGGAAACCGAGTACGAGACGGGGTGGTACACCGGCGGCTACGACCTCGTCGAGCAACCCGACGGCTCGCGCAAGCGCTACTACTGGGCGGAGCTGCCGCCCGCCGCGGTGGTCGTCCCCGTGACTGACGACACCGTCGTGATGGTCGAACAGTATCGGCCGGCGATCGGCGAGCACTGCCTGGAACTGCCGGCGGGGATCGTCGAGGACGGCGAGTCGTTCACGACCGCCGGCGCGCGCGAACTCCGCGAGGAGACCGGCTTCGACCCGTCCGGGACCGCCCTGCTGGAGTCGTTCTGGACGGCGACCGGCGTGCTCCGGCATCGGCGCGGGATCGTCTTCGCCGAGGGACTGGAGCCGGTCGAGCCGAACTACGACGACAACGAGTTCCTCGAAGTGCGGCCGGTCCCGGTCGAGGAGGCGCTGGAACGGGCGCGCGAACCGCCCGCGAACGACGCGACGCTCGAGGGGTTGCTGCTCGCAAAAGAGGACGGATTGCTGTAG
- a CDS encoding DUF5809 family protein: MEQEGRFAPETLEAARERYEALGSTAQVVVREVAKAMELDRETYRERVTSDVIETAREVLFAESLAVTVGTREEFDAWRVDHPDYEVCEIGSENVRRVAWHAAPFAETVVAATFQDEREAAVGTLRRQAFGDVYRDALREN, encoded by the coding sequence ATGGAACAGGAGGGACGGTTCGCGCCGGAGACGCTCGAGGCGGCGCGCGAACGCTACGAGGCGCTGGGCTCGACCGCACAGGTCGTCGTCAGAGAGGTCGCGAAGGCCATGGAACTCGACCGGGAGACGTATCGCGAGCGCGTCACGAGCGACGTGATCGAGACCGCTCGAGAGGTCCTGTTCGCCGAATCGCTCGCCGTGACTGTCGGCACTCGCGAGGAGTTCGACGCGTGGCGCGTGGACCACCCCGACTACGAGGTCTGTGAGATCGGCAGCGAGAACGTCCGGCGGGTCGCCTGGCACGCGGCCCCCTTCGCGGAGACGGTCGTCGCCGCGACCTTCCAGGACGAGCGCGAGGCCGCCGTCGGGACGCTCCGCCGGCAGGCGTTCGGCGACGTCTACCGGGACGCCCTGCGGGAGAACTGA
- a CDS encoding DUF5810 domain-containing protein, whose amino-acid sequence MAYRCPVCEGVQADAEHLANHLAFTAVIRGGDHEAWLDERFADWGEDDPETLAARLRERDAVEAVDHPIDEVDVRDSEVGAGEGVPRRPDSGKHALDGDALDEEAREILARARELTRRIEDEE is encoded by the coding sequence ATGGCGTATCGCTGTCCAGTCTGTGAGGGGGTTCAGGCCGACGCCGAGCACCTGGCGAACCATCTGGCGTTCACGGCGGTCATCCGCGGGGGCGACCACGAGGCGTGGCTCGACGAGCGCTTCGCCGACTGGGGCGAGGACGATCCGGAGACGCTCGCGGCCCGGTTGCGCGAACGCGACGCGGTCGAGGCCGTCGACCACCCGATCGACGAGGTGGACGTCCGCGATTCCGAAGTCGGGGCCGGCGAAGGCGTCCCTCGACGCCCGGATTCCGGGAAGCACGCACTCGACGGTGACGCACTCGATGAGGAAGCACGAGAGATCCTCGCGCGAGCGCGGGAACTGACCCGCCGGATCGAAGACGAGGAGTGA
- a CDS encoding NUDIX hydrolase encodes MTDSDLTWERLESETVYTCPGFDVISETVRLPDGTETDFDYVAEGDSVVVLPFSTEGEVVVIEEWREPVRRVNYGLPAGGVEPDESEPATAVERELAEETGYEAGRVEHLTTVEPANGFADTVFHYFLAEGCTPTAERDLDHDESIDVTTTSFEDLLAAVREGELRDGRAALGILYYHAFQR; translated from the coding sequence ATGACCGACAGCGACCTGACGTGGGAGCGCCTCGAAAGCGAGACTGTCTACACCTGCCCGGGGTTCGACGTGATCAGCGAGACCGTCAGGCTCCCCGACGGCACCGAGACGGACTTCGATTACGTCGCCGAGGGCGACAGCGTCGTGGTCCTCCCGTTCAGCACCGAGGGCGAGGTCGTCGTCATCGAGGAGTGGCGCGAGCCGGTCCGGCGAGTCAACTACGGGCTGCCCGCCGGCGGGGTCGAACCCGACGAGAGCGAGCCCGCGACGGCGGTCGAGCGCGAACTCGCCGAGGAGACGGGCTACGAGGCCGGACGGGTCGAACACCTCACGACCGTCGAACCGGCCAACGGCTTCGCCGACACGGTCTTTCACTACTTTCTGGCCGAGGGCTGTACCCCCACGGCCGAGCGCGATCTGGATCACGACGAATCGATCGACGTGACGACGACCTCCTTCGAGGACCTCCTCGCCGCCGTCCGCGAGGGCGAACTGCGCGACGGCCGCGCCGCGCTGGGGATCCTGTACTATCACGCCTTCCAGCGGTGA
- a CDS encoding glutamate--tRNA ligase, whose protein sequence is MDEEIRDRVEEAAEIDALFNALKHDSDAQVGAIMGPLMGDNPEFREYGDEIAGVVAPVVGRVNDMDAEEKRERLGELAPERLEELEREDEEDERTLPDLPNAEDYDEVRMRAAPNPNGPWHIGHARMPAVIGTYKQRYDGSFIVRFDDTDPETKRPDLDAYDAILEDIDYLGFEPDKVLRASDRLETYYDHARELIEQGGAYTCTCPQEEFSDRKNSGEACPHREKDPERTREEFEAMVDGEYESGEITLRVKTDIEHKNPALRDWVAFRMIDTPHPREEASEYRCWPMLDFQSGIDDHLTGVTHIIRGIDLQDSAKRQGFVYDYFGWDYPEVIHWGHVQVDAYDVSMSTSTIKAKIEAGELDGWDDPRAPTLKSLRRRGIRGEAVVDAMAELGTSTSNVDLSMTSIYANNRELIDKEADRAFFVRDSHAGDDEIGPAVEKPIVGGPDAGQPPVHPNEDRGRREIPVEDAVLVEAGDVPAEDERVWLKGYGCVRHTGDAFEYTDDDIEVVREGDVEVIHWVPAEGAVPTRMRTMDGDATGYAEPGLTGYESDEMVQFVRVGFVRIDALPESDDELVTYFAHP, encoded by the coding sequence ATGGACGAGGAGATCCGCGACCGCGTCGAGGAGGCCGCCGAGATCGACGCGCTGTTCAACGCCCTCAAACACGACAGCGACGCACAGGTCGGAGCGATCATGGGCCCGCTGATGGGCGACAACCCCGAGTTCCGCGAGTACGGCGACGAGATCGCCGGCGTCGTCGCACCCGTCGTCGGACGGGTCAACGACATGGACGCCGAGGAAAAGCGCGAGCGCCTCGGCGAACTCGCGCCCGAGCGTCTCGAGGAGCTCGAACGCGAGGACGAGGAGGACGAACGCACGCTGCCGGACTTGCCCAACGCCGAGGACTACGACGAGGTCCGGATGCGCGCCGCCCCGAACCCGAACGGTCCCTGGCACATCGGTCACGCCCGGATGCCCGCCGTCATCGGGACCTACAAGCAACGGTACGACGGTTCGTTCATCGTCCGGTTCGACGACACCGATCCGGAGACGAAACGCCCGGACCTCGACGCCTACGACGCGATTCTCGAGGACATCGACTACCTGGGCTTCGAGCCCGACAAAGTCCTGCGAGCCAGTGATCGTCTGGAAACCTACTACGACCACGCCCGAGAGCTGATCGAGCAGGGCGGTGCCTACACCTGCACGTGCCCTCAAGAGGAGTTCTCCGACCGCAAGAACAGCGGCGAGGCCTGTCCGCACCGCGAGAAAGACCCCGAGCGGACCCGCGAGGAGTTCGAGGCGATGGTCGACGGCGAGTACGAGTCCGGCGAGATCACCTTGCGGGTGAAAACCGACATCGAGCACAAGAACCCCGCGCTGCGGGACTGGGTCGCCTTCCGGATGATCGACACGCCCCACCCCCGCGAGGAAGCCAGCGAGTATCGGTGCTGGCCGATGCTGGACTTCCAGAGCGGGATCGACGACCACCTCACGGGCGTCACTCACATCATCCGCGGGATCGACCTGCAGGACTCCGCCAAGCGCCAGGGGTTCGTCTACGACTACTTCGGCTGGGACTATCCGGAGGTCATCCACTGGGGGCACGTTCAGGTCGACGCCTACGACGTCTCGATGAGCACCTCGACGATCAAGGCGAAGATCGAGGCGGGCGAACTCGACGGCTGGGACGACCCGCGCGCCCCGACACTGAAGAGCCTCAGGCGCCGCGGGATCAGGGGCGAGGCCGTCGTCGACGCGATGGCCGAACTGGGCACCTCCACCAGCAACGTCGATCTGTCAATGACCTCGATCTACGCGAACAACCGGGAGTTGATCGACAAGGAGGCCGATCGGGCGTTCTTCGTCCGTGACTCGCACGCGGGCGACGACGAAATCGGGCCGGCCGTCGAGAAACCGATCGTCGGCGGTCCAGACGCCGGTCAGCCCCCGGTCCACCCTAACGAGGACCGCGGTCGACGCGAGATCCCCGTCGAGGACGCGGTGCTGGTCGAGGCCGGAGACGTGCCCGCCGAGGACGAGCGCGTCTGGCTGAAAGGCTACGGCTGCGTTCGCCACACCGGGGACGCCTTCGAGTACACCGACGACGACATCGAGGTCGTGCGAGAGGGCGACGTCGAAGTGATTCACTGGGTCCCCGCCGAGGGCGCGGTCCCGACGCGAATGCGGACGATGGACGGCGACGCGACCGGCTACGCCGAACCCGGACTCACAGGCTACGAGTCCGACGAGATGGTGCAGTTCGTCCGGGTCGGGTTCGTCCGTATCGACGCCCTGCCAGAGTCCGACGACGAACTGGTGACGTACTTCGCTCACCCCTGA
- a CDS encoding phytoene/squalene synthase family protein yields the protein MADTSEAVDPATIETDLAWSHEIVQEVSRTFAITIDVLEEPMSSSICVGYLLCRIPDTIEDAGHIPPETKASLLETYDSVLDPAESTSVEAFERDVAEWIPADGGADWELVAQTDRVLRVFESRPERIREAIRPPARELVGGMVTFVRRYASEGGLRLQAREELHEYCHYAAGTVGELVTNLVTDEETPAETREPLEDNAESFGLALQLVNIAKDVGADFHEEDNVYLPADELEAEGVDQDALDDPDNADGVVAVVRRTIEDARGYLDDAQTWLEHVPERAGNRTAAWAIPYLLAVGTLREVESRPEDVLRPDGVKVSRQEVGAVIETSLGGLDADTLGELRRQIGDEPLVSP from the coding sequence ATGGCAGACACTTCGGAAGCTGTCGACCCAGCGACGATAGAGACCGATCTCGCCTGGAGCCACGAGATCGTCCAGGAGGTCTCCCGAACCTTCGCCATCACGATCGACGTCCTCGAGGAACCGATGTCCTCGTCTATCTGTGTCGGGTATCTCCTGTGTCGGATACCGGACACGATCGAAGACGCCGGACACATCCCTCCCGAAACGAAGGCGTCATTGCTGGAGACGTACGATTCGGTGCTCGACCCGGCGGAGAGCACGTCCGTCGAGGCGTTCGAGCGGGACGTCGCGGAGTGGATTCCGGCGGATGGCGGCGCTGACTGGGAACTGGTCGCACAGACGGACCGTGTCCTGCGGGTGTTCGAGTCCCGGCCCGAGCGGATCCGGGAAGCGATCCGGCCGCCGGCGCGAGAACTGGTCGGCGGGATGGTGACGTTCGTCAGGCGGTACGCCTCGGAGGGCGGGTTGCGCCTGCAGGCGCGCGAGGAATTACACGAGTACTGTCACTACGCGGCCGGGACCGTCGGCGAACTCGTGACGAACCTCGTCACAGACGAGGAAACGCCCGCAGAGACCCGCGAACCCCTAGAGGACAACGCCGAGTCGTTCGGACTCGCGCTCCAGCTCGTCAACATCGCCAAAGACGTCGGCGCGGACTTTCACGAGGAGGACAACGTCTACCTGCCCGCCGACGAACTGGAAGCCGAGGGCGTCGATCAGGACGCGCTCGACGACCCGGACAACGCCGACGGCGTGGTCGCCGTCGTCAGGCGAACGATCGAGGATGCCCGCGGGTATCTCGACGACGCTCAGACGTGGCTCGAGCACGTCCCCGAGCGGGCCGGTAACCGTACCGCGGCGTGGGCGATTCCCTACCTGCTCGCGGTCGGAACCCTCAGGGAAGTCGAATCGCGCCCCGAAGACGTGCTCAGACCGGACGGAGTGAAGGTCTCTCGACAGGAAGTCGGTGCGGTCATCGAGACCTCTCTCGGCGGGCTGGACGCTGACACGCTCGGGGAACTCCGGCGGCAAATCGGCGACGAACCGCTCGTTTCGCCGTGA
- a CDS encoding translation initiation factor IF-2 subunit beta: MDYDDMLDRAISETPDIDGGDERFDVPDPDVRQEGNVTVYENFQTTVDRLGREEGHVIKFLQNELGTSGHIDESGRARLTGSFSERRISEAIDAYVTEFVLCSECGLPDTKIIREKGAVLLQCEACGARSSTSG; encoded by the coding sequence ATGGATTACGACGACATGCTCGACCGTGCGATTTCGGAGACGCCGGACATCGACGGCGGAGACGAGCGCTTCGACGTGCCGGACCCGGACGTCCGACAGGAAGGCAACGTCACCGTCTACGAGAACTTCCAGACGACCGTGGACCGACTCGGACGCGAGGAGGGCCACGTCATCAAGTTCCTCCAGAACGAGCTGGGGACCAGCGGCCACATCGACGAGAGCGGGCGCGCGCGCCTGACGGGGAGCTTCAGCGAACGCCGTATCTCGGAAGCGATCGACGCCTACGTCACGGAGTTCGTCCTCTGTTCGGAATGTGGGCTTCCGGACACGAAAATCATCCGCGAAAAAGGGGCGGTGCTGTTGCAGTGTGAGGCCTGCGGGGCCCGGTCGTCTACGAGCGGGTAA
- a CDS encoding MMPL family transporter yields MTGVRRSEERITGIGRHACTDVAALYDELFAVAPGLAGNVLERSETGEYVSALIVADPVGTASDDAVSGALRSLAADLETGDGAITATPTGDAVIISMTIGSLVDNVIVTLLITLVAVNVLLVVGYWITVGSATLGAVTLLPVAFGVSWFFGTLWLLGEELTLLTSIIASLTVGLGVDYSIHLGERYRQELARQPGVWPALYATVRGTGGAMFGGFITSVAAFATLGLSTMPQLQQFGVLVALTLVCAFLSTLVVLPSLLVVWTRYFGPADADFETPATAGLESTPAADD; encoded by the coding sequence ATGACGGGAGTCAGACGTTCGGAGGAACGTATAACCGGGATCGGCCGACATGCCTGTACGGACGTCGCTGCGCTGTACGACGAACTGTTCGCGGTCGCGCCCGGGCTGGCCGGCAACGTTCTCGAGCGGAGCGAGACCGGCGAGTACGTCTCGGCGCTGATCGTGGCCGATCCGGTCGGCACGGCCAGCGACGACGCGGTGTCGGGCGCGCTGCGCTCGCTCGCGGCCGACCTGGAGACCGGGGACGGAGCGATCACTGCGACCCCCACGGGCGACGCAGTCATCATTTCGATGACGATCGGTTCGCTCGTCGACAACGTCATCGTCACGCTCCTGATCACCCTCGTCGCTGTCAACGTCCTGCTGGTCGTCGGCTACTGGATCACTGTCGGCAGCGCGACCCTCGGAGCCGTCACGCTCTTGCCCGTCGCGTTCGGGGTCTCGTGGTTCTTCGGCACGCTCTGGCTGCTCGGCGAGGAGCTGACGCTGCTGACCAGCATCATCGCCTCGCTGACGGTCGGGCTGGGCGTCGACTACAGCATTCACCTGGGTGAACGCTATCGCCAGGAGCTCGCTCGCCAGCCCGGCGTCTGGCCCGCCCTGTACGCCACGGTGCGCGGGACGGGCGGCGCGATGTTCGGCGGGTTCATAACCAGCGTCGCCGCTTTCGCCACGCTGGGACTCTCGACGATGCCACAGCTCCAGCAGTTCGGCGTCCTCGTCGCGCTCACGCTGGTGTGCGCCTTCCTGAGCACGCTCGTCGTCCTGCCGAGTCTGCTGGTCGTCTGGACGCGGTACTTCGGCCCGGCCGACGCCGACTTCGAGACGCCTGCGACCGCCGGCCTCGAATCAACCCCGGCGGCGGACGACTGA
- a CDS encoding CDC48 family AAA ATPase, with the protein MNEVQLEVAKAYPNDSGRGIARLDPDTLLHLKLSPGDIIEIEGGDTTAAKVWRADRQDWNTDTVRIDGFTRQNADVGIGERVTIRKAEAEKAEKLVLAPPEEASVQFGSDAAGMVKRQILKRPVVERDIVPVMSSTNHPFMRSPGQAIPLIAVETEPDGVALITEDTDVELREEPISGFEKTGGGITYEDIGGLQNEIQRVREMVELPMKHPQIFKKLGIEPPQGVLLHGPPGTGKTLLAKAVANETSASFFSIAGPEIISKYYGESEQQLREIFEDATEESPSIIFIDELDSIAPKREDVTGEVERRVVAQLLTMMDGLESRGQVIVIAATNRVDSVDPALRRPGRFDREIEIGVPDEVGREEILQIHTRGMPLSDDVELSRLAAETHGFVGADIESLTKEAAMKALRRYLPEIDLDEEDIPPSLIDRMIIKREDFRGALNEVSPSAMREVLVELPKISWDDVGGLEEAKGQVKESIEWPMNQAEKFERMGIEPPAGVLLYGPPGTGKTLMAKAVANETDANFISVRGPQLLSKWVGESEKAIRQTFRKARQVAPTVIFFDELDSLAPGRGGDVGSNVSERVVNQLLTEMDGLEDMEDVMVIGATNRPDMIDPALIRSGRFDRLINIGEPDIEGREQILKIHTDDTPLAPDVSLRELAEITEGYVGSDLESIAREAAIEALRDDDDAEEVEMQHFRAALESVRPTIDEDIREYFEQMEDRFRGGGREMERQHGSGRIGFQ; encoded by the coding sequence ATGAACGAAGTCCAACTAGAGGTCGCGAAAGCGTACCCGAACGACTCGGGGAGAGGCATCGCGCGCCTCGACCCCGACACGCTCTTGCATCTCAAGCTCTCCCCCGGTGACATCATCGAGATCGAGGGCGGGGACACGACCGCCGCCAAGGTCTGGCGCGCCGACCGCCAGGACTGGAACACCGACACGGTCCGCATCGACGGGTTCACCCGCCAGAACGCGGACGTCGGTATCGGCGAGCGTGTCACTATCCGCAAGGCAGAGGCAGAGAAGGCAGAGAAACTCGTGCTCGCGCCGCCCGAGGAAGCCAGCGTCCAGTTCGGCAGCGACGCGGCGGGCATGGTCAAACGACAGATCCTCAAGCGCCCGGTCGTCGAACGGGACATCGTCCCCGTGATGTCCTCGACCAACCACCCGTTCATGCGATCGCCCGGGCAGGCGATCCCGCTGATCGCCGTCGAGACCGAACCCGACGGCGTCGCCCTGATCACCGAAGACACCGACGTCGAACTGCGCGAGGAGCCGATCTCCGGGTTCGAGAAGACCGGCGGCGGGATCACCTACGAGGACATCGGCGGCCTCCAGAACGAGATCCAGCGGGTCCGCGAGATGGTCGAGTTGCCGATGAAACACCCCCAGATCTTCAAGAAACTTGGGATCGAGCCGCCCCAGGGGGTGCTGTTGCACGGACCGCCCGGCACCGGGAAGACCCTGCTGGCCAAGGCCGTCGCCAACGAGACCTCCGCGAGTTTCTTCTCTATCGCCGGCCCGGAGATCATCTCAAAGTACTACGGCGAGTCCGAACAGCAACTCAGGGAGATCTTCGAGGACGCGACCGAGGAGTCGCCGTCGATCATCTTCATCGACGAACTCGACTCGATCGCACCCAAACGGGAGGACGTCACCGGCGAGGTCGAACGACGTGTCGTCGCTCAGTTGCTGACGATGATGGACGGTCTGGAGTCGCGTGGCCAGGTCATCGTCATCGCGGCGACGAACCGGGTCGATTCGGTCGATCCCGCCCTCCGGCGGCCCGGCCGGTTCGACCGGGAGATCGAGATCGGCGTCCCCGACGAGGTCGGTCGCGAGGAGATCCTCCAGATCCACACCCGCGGGATGCCCCTCTCTGACGACGTCGAACTGTCGCGACTCGCGGCCGAGACGCACGGCTTCGTCGGCGCGGACATCGAGAGCCTGACCAAGGAAGCGGCGATGAAGGCGCTGCGTCGATACCTTCCGGAGATCGACCTCGACGAGGAGGACATCCCGCCGAGCCTGATCGACCGGATGATCATCAAGCGCGAGGACTTCCGCGGGGCCCTGAACGAGGTGAGTCCGTCCGCGATGCGAGAGGTCCTCGTCGAGTTGCCCAAGATCTCATGGGACGACGTCGGGGGCCTCGAAGAGGCGAAAGGGCAGGTCAAAGAGAGCATCGAGTGGCCGATGAACCAGGCCGAGAAGTTCGAGCGGATGGGGATCGAACCGCCGGCGGGCGTGCTGCTGTACGGGCCGCCCGGCACCGGCAAGACGCTGATGGCCAAGGCCGTCGCCAACGAGACCGACGCCAACTTCATCTCGGTGCGCGGCCCACAGTTGCTCAGCAAGTGGGTCGGCGAGAGCGAGAAGGCCATCCGCCAGACCTTCCGGAAGGCACGGCAGGTCGCGCCGACGGTGATCTTCTTCGACGAACTGGACAGTCTCGCGCCCGGACGTGGCGGCGACGTCGGCTCGAACGTCTCCGAGCGCGTGGTCAACCAGCTGCTGACCGAGATGGACGGCCTCGAGGACATGGAGGACGTGATGGTCATCGGCGCGACCAACCGACCCGACATGATCGACCCCGCCCTCATCCGGTCGGGTCGGTTCGACCGCCTGATCAACATCGGCGAGCCAGACATCGAGGGTCGCGAGCAGATCCTGAAGATCCACACCGACGACACGCCGCTGGCACCGGACGTCAGCCTGCGCGAACTCGCCGAGATCACCGAGGGGTACGTCGGCTCGGACCTGGAGTCGATCGCTCGCGAGGCCGCCATCGAGGCCCTGCGCGATGACGACGACGCCGAAGAGGTCGAGATGCAGCACTTCCGGGCGGCGCTGGAGAGCGTCCGCCCGACCATCGACGAGGACATCAGGGAGTACTTCGAGCAGATGGAAGACCGGTTCCGCGGCGGCGGCCGCGAGATGGAGCGCCAGCACGGTTCGGGCCGGATCGGCTTTCAGTAG
- a CDS encoding metallophosphoesterase codes for MTIAFRDRAVLIDGTLVLADLHFGRAAASAVEAPIEDGRDMIDRLDDLLDSMAPRRVVLAGDVLHAFDTVAPTVENRLAALEERVIDADAELIVVAGNHDTMLEQVRAGPTATHHRLDDRTVVVHGHERPAVEAQRYVLGHDHPAIEIEGQRRPCFLQGPGGPDGSDVLVLPAFNRFTAGVSINEMSATDFQSPLIVAADPLEPIVRDERTDETLRFPPLGTFRNHL; via the coding sequence ATGACGATCGCGTTTCGTGATCGGGCGGTCCTGATCGACGGGACGCTCGTGCTCGCCGACCTGCATTTCGGTCGCGCGGCGGCGTCTGCGGTCGAGGCTCCGATTGAGGACGGCCGGGACATGATCGATCGGCTGGACGACCTCCTCGATTCGATGGCTCCCCGGAGGGTCGTCCTCGCCGGGGACGTGCTCCACGCGTTCGATACGGTGGCACCGACCGTCGAAAACCGTCTCGCAGCGCTGGAAGAGCGCGTCATCGACGCAGACGCGGAACTGATCGTCGTCGCCGGCAACCACGACACGATGCTCGAACAGGTCCGGGCGGGGCCGACCGCGACCCACCACCGACTCGACGATCGAACCGTCGTCGTGCACGGACACGAGCGGCCCGCCGTCGAGGCCCAGCGGTACGTCCTGGGTCACGATCATCCTGCCATCGAGATCGAGGGCCAGCGCCGGCCGTGCTTTCTGCAGGGACCCGGTGGACCCGACGGGAGCGACGTGCTCGTCCTGCCGGCGTTCAACCGCTTCACCGCCGGCGTGTCGATCAACGAGATGAGCGCGACGGACTTCCAGTCGCCGCTGATCGTCGCCGCCGACCCGCTCGAACCGATCGTGCGCGACGAGCGAACGGACGAGACGCTGCGGTTCCCGCCGCTGGGGACCTTCCGGAACCACCTGTAG